Genomic segment of Triticum aestivum cultivar Chinese Spring chromosome 6A, IWGSC CS RefSeq v2.1, whole genome shotgun sequence:
aagttttcctgcaaaaaatcttaaacgagagttgtatagcaatacataatcacctacattaaactcacgcttttgcatccttttggcatgccatcttttaaccttttctttaaacaacttggcattttcataagcctgggttctccattcatcaagtgagctaatatcaaataacctcttctcactggcaagtttgaaatcatagttgagctctttaatagcccaatatgccttatgttctagttcgagaggtaagtgacatgattttccatataccattttatacggagacatacccataggatttttatatgcagttctataggcccataatgcatcatcaagtttcttggaccaattctttctagacctattgacagtcttttgcaaaattaatttgagttctctattactcaattctacttgaccactagactgtgggtgatatagagatgcaattctatgattgacgtcatatttagtaagcattttacgaaaagcaccatgaataaaatgtgaaccaccatcaatcattaaatatctagggactccaaaccttggaaaaataacttctttaagcattttaatagaagtgttatgatcaacactactagttggaatagcttctacccacttagtaacgtaatcaacatcaactaaaatatgtgtatatccattagaggcagaaaaaggtcccatataatcaaagccccaaacattaaacggttcaataacaagtgaataattcataggcatttcttgatgtctactaatattaccaattttttgacattcatcacaagataggacaaacttacgagcatccttgaagagagtaggccaataaaaaccggattgcaataccttatgtgcagttctatctcccgcgtggtgtcctccataagtttcggagtggcacttgcgtaggatctgttcctattcatgctcaggtacacaacgtctaataacaccatctactccttctttataaagatgtgggtcatcccaaaagtaatgtctcaaatcataaaggaactttttcttttattggtatgtgaagctaggtggtataaatttagcaactatgaaattagcataattagcataccaaggggtactacaagaagtacttatgacatttaattcttcatcaggaaagttatcatcaataggtagtgggtcatcaagaacattctctaacctagataagttgtctgcaacggggttctcagctcctcttctatcaacaatatgtaaatcaaattcttgtagcaagagaacccatctaataagtctaggtttagcatctttcttctccataagatatttaatagaagcatgatcggtgtggatagttactttagaatcaacaatataaggtctgaacttatcacaagcaaatacaaccgctaaaagttctttttcagtagtagcataatttctttgagcattgtctagggtcttactagcataatggataacatttaatttcttatcaactctttgccctaaaacagcacctacaacataattgctagcatcacacataatttcaaagggtaaattccaatcaggtggctgaacaataggtgtagagactaatgctttcttaagtattttaaatgcttctacacaatcatcatcaaagacaaatggtatatctttttgtaataaattagtcagaggccaagaaatttttgagaagtccttaatgaacctcctataaaatctggcgtgaccaaggaaacttcttatacctttgatgtccttgggacatggcatcttttcaatagcatcaaccttggctttatcaacttcaatacctcttttagaaactttaagccccaagacaataccctcattaaccataaagtggcacttttcccaattcaagacaagattagtttcttcacatctctgcaaaactcgatcaagattgctcaagcaatcatcaaaagaagatccatagacggaaaagtcgtccatgaaaacctcacaaatcttttcacaaaagtcagagaatatagccatcatgcatctttcaaaggtagtaggtgcattacataaaccaaaaggcatacgtctataagcaaaagtaccaaaagggcatgtaaaagtagtctttgattgatctttagccgacacaggtatttgagagaaaccagaataaccatatagaaagcagtaatgtgtatgtttgcataatctttctagcattttatcgataaaaggtaaggggtaatgatctttcttagtagccttatttaatttgcagaaattaattaccatcctataacctgtaataattctttgtggaatcaattcatctttatcattaggaacaacagtaatacctcccttcttagggacacaatgaacaagacttacccactgactatcagcaacggggtaaattatacctgcctccagaagctttagtatttttttcttaccacttctttcattttaggattcagacgtcgttgaggatcacgaactggtttggcatctacttccaaatttattttatgttgacatagagtgggactaatgcccttaagatcatcaagagtatatccaatagcagcatggtgcttcttcagagttttcaataatctttcttcttcatgctctgaaaggttagcactaataataacaggacatatcttcttttcatcaagataagcatatttaagattaccaggcaacggtttaagctcaaacacgggatcacccttaggtggagggggatcccctaggacttcaacatgcaaattgtgtttcagaataggttcctgtttaaagaatacttcatctatttcccttctttcattcataaacatatcattctcatggtctagcaaatattgttctaaaggatcactaggaggtacggcaatagaagcaagaccaataatttcatccttactaggcaattcttcttcacggtgttgtttactaaatttagagaaattaaactcacgagtcatatcatctaagccgacagtaacaacatcccttgtgcaatctatggtagcattaacagtatttaagaagggtctaccaaatataatgggacaaaaactatcttgtgtggaaccaagaacaagaaaatcagcaggatatttagttttcccacacaagacttcaacatctctaacaattcccattggtgaaatagtatctctattagaaagtttaatagtaacatcaatttcttctaactcaacaggtgcaatgtcatgcataatttctttgtataagtcaataggtattgcactagcactagcacccatatcacataagccatgataacaatgttctcctattttaacagaaatgacaggcacgcctaccacaggtctatttttatctttagcacaaggtttatcaattctagcagtttcaccgcagaactgaataacatgcccatcaatattatcagacaagagatctttaacaatagcaacattaggttctactttaacttgctcaggaggtgtatatgttttaatattgattttacgaaccacagttgaagctttagcatgatcctttatcctaacagggaaaggtggtttctcaacataacaagtaggaacaataggatcattataagtgacagtcttttcttcaaatttaattggtgcagctacttttacttctatgtgaggatgatatttaaaccacttctccttagggagatcaacataagtagcaaaagattcacagaaagaagctactatctcagaatcaagtccatatttagtgctaaacttacggaaaatatcggtatccataaaagatttaacacaatcaaacttaggtgtcatacctgactccttacctttgttgagatcccaatctttagagttgcgtttaattctatccaataaatcccatctaaatccaatagtcttcatcataaaagagccagcacaagaagtatcgagcatggtgcgattattttcagaaagctgagcataaattttttgaaggattgtttctcttgggagatcatgattggggcatgaatataacattgatttaatcctcccccaagcttgagcgatgctttctccttcgcgaggccaaaaattatatatataattgcggtcacgatgaacaagatgcatagggtaatacttttgatgaaattccaatttcaatcttctatagttccatgatctcgtatcatcacatagcctataccatgttaatgcgtctcccttcaaagataaagggaagaccttcttcttagcaacatcatcgggtatacctgcaagcttaaataatccacaaacttcatccacatatattaggtgttcatcaggatgctttgttccatctcctgtaaaaggattagctagcagtttttctatcatactcgaaggatactcataaggaatttcattttcaataggttcagtaggttgaggagcaactctttgctctactggtcggggtgaagataccccgaacaagcccctcagaggattactttccatagtaacaagtgacagtaaatttcagcacactatataaatttttccttaccaaattccacctaccaaaggcgcttcactccccggcaacggtgccagaaaagagtcttgatgacccacaagtataggggatctatcgtagtcctttcgataagtaaaagtgtcgaacccaatgaggagcagaaggaaatgataagtggttttcagcaaggtattctctgcaagtactgaaataagcagtaacagatagttttgtgataagataatttgtaatgagcaacaagtaacaaaagtaaataaagtgcagcaaggaggcccaatcctttttgtagcaaaggacaagcctggacaaactcttatataaggaaaagcgctcccgaggacacatgggaatatcgtcaagctagttttcatcacgttcatatgattcgcgttcggtactttgataatttgacatgtgggtggaccagtgcttgggtgctgttattacttgaacaagcatcccacttatgattaacctctattgcaagcatccgcaactacaacaaaagtattaaggtaaacctaatcatagcatgaaacatatggatccaaatcagccccttacgaagcaatgcataaactagggtttaagcttctgtcactctagcaacccaccatctacttattacttcccaatgccttcctctaggcccaaataatggtgaagtgttatgtagtcgacgttcacataacaccactagaggctagacaacatacatctcatcaaaatatcgaacgaataccacattcacatgactactaatagcaagacttctcccttgtcctcaggaacaaacgtaactactcacaaagcatattcatgttcaaaatcagaggggtaataatatgcataaaggatctgaacatatgatcttccaccaattaaaccaactagtatcaactacaaggagtaattaacactactagcaacctactaacaccaatcccggacttggagacaagaattggatacaagatatgaactagggttttgagatgagatggtgctgatgaagatgttgatggagattgccctctcccgatgagaggagcgttggtgatgatgatggcgatgatttccccctccgggagggaagtttccccggcagaacaactctcccggagccctagattggttccgcctcgtggcggcggagtttcgtcccgaaatgTTGCTTCTGActttttttctcgatgaaagacttcatatagcagaagatggtcatcggagagccaccagggagcccacgaggtagggggcgcgccctagggggggcaccctcatggacagggtgtgggccccctggtcttcatctttggcgaggatttttcattatttattataaggtattccgtggagtttcaggacttttggagttgtgcagaataggtctctaatatttgctccttttccagcccaaaattccagctgccagcattctccctccttatgtaaaccttgtaaaataagagagaatagccataagtattgtgacataatgtgaaataacagcccataatgcaataaatatcgatataaaagcatgatgcaaaatggacgtatcacatatcctggggactacgcacacaaccaagagcaagagaattaaaccatagctcagcatcaccctttaatgagaaagggaacaatttaagaatatagtaatagcgattttttcctcatgggcaaatagggtggctatatcattcaatttcgtaagatgtgccacaataatttccgattcataaccatagaaaggatcagattcaaccaaagtaattaactcaggatcgacagagaattcataatccttgtcagtaacaaagataggtgaagtagcaaaattggatcatatttcattctagcattcaaagatttttctttcagcttagctaacagtttcttgagatcttctctatcattgcaagcaaagaagtctctagcagtttcttcatccataacataaccctaaggtacaacaggcaattcatatctaggggagaatcataatcatcagtttcagtaatttcattctctccaaccctatcaagttgttcatcaagaaattcatctagtggcacagtattatctagcagagaagtagtttcatcataagcatcatgcatagcaaaagtggcatcatcaataacatgcgacatatcagaatcaatagcagatgtaggtgtcgcaagtttactcaaaacagaaggagaatcaagtgcagagctagatggcagttccttacctcccctcgtagttgagggaaaaatcttagttcttcgatctttcaagttcctcatagtgttcaacagatataaatcccaagtgacgcagagaatagagctatgctccccggcaacggcgccagaaaaaggtcttcataacccacaagtataggggatcacaacagttttcgagggtagagtattcaacccaaatttattgattcgacacaaggggggccaaagaatattattgagtattagcagttgagttgtcaattcaaccacacctgaaagacttaatatctgcagcaaaatatttagtagcaaagtagtatggaagtaacgacaaCAGTGGCAGAAGTAACGGTAGCAGtgttgtagcaattgtaacagtggcaacgacaaagtaataaagtaaagatcaatatgtgaaaagctcgtaggcaatggatcaatgatggataattttgtcgaatggcattcatcatgcaacagttataacatagggtgacacagaactagctccagttcatcaatataatgtagggatgtattccgaatatagtcatacgtgcttatggaaaagaacttgcatgacatctttttccataccctcccgtgacagcggggtcctattggaaactaagggatattaagcattagcacttagtgaatatatgagctcctcaaactacggtcatcactgggagtggtcccgactattgtcactccggggttgccagatcataacacatagtaagtgactataacttgcaatattggaccaagaacacaaatatattcatgaaaacataataggttcagatctgaaaccatagcactcgggccctagtgacaagcattaggcatagcaaactcatagcaacatcaatcttagaacatagtggatactagggatcaaaccctaacaaaactgactcgattacatggtaaatctcatccaacccatcacggtccagcaagcctacgatggaattactcacgtatggcggtgagcatcatgaaattggtgatgggggatggttgatgatgacgatggtgacgatttcccctcttcggagccccgaacggactccagatctgccctcccaaggaagaacagggcttggcggcgtcttcgcatcgtaaaacgcgataaatccttctctctgattttttctccccgaacgtgaatatatggagttgaagttaaggtcggtggaggtccagggggcccacaaggatgggtggcgcgcccccacccttgtggccagggtgtgggcccccttcacttgattctttcgccaatattttttattaataccaaaacttatctccgtgaagtttaaggtcattccgagaactttttattctgcacaaaaataacaccatggcaattttgctgaaaatagcatcagtctgggttagttccattcaaatcatgcaagttagagtcaaaaataagggcaaaagagtttgagaaagtagatacgacggagacgtatcaggcagcgCCTCGAGTCCTGTGAGCCGGTTTGTGTCCCATATCTCACTCTACCTCGCAGCTTCACTCTGAGGGGCTCAGCCGCCCGCCAGACTTGAGCTACATGTAATTGTACACATGCATGACACCGGCAAAGATTTTTATTAGGTTTGACGCTGCATGTAATTGTATAGATTTGAGAATTCATAATTTAAAGTATCTGATCATGAAAGAGGATAATTGAGGTATCCGGTTGTGGAAGAGGAAATTTTAGATGTGATTGGTCACTCTCCATGCGACGCGGAGCCAGATTTGGTATGGGCGTGTTTGGCAGCCGTAGTGACTGGGCATGGCTAGCTCAAGTCTGGCTCACATGAGGCTGGCTGAGCAAATGCGGCCTCTAAACCAACATCTGCAACCTGTTTGGTTGCCGGCATTTAGTTCTCACGCATTAGGGGCTAGCTTAGCACACGGTTTTTGGTAGCCCGCATTATTTGAACTCACACATAAGCCCGAAGTTTGGTTGCATGCAACGCCTGTTGTCCGATAACCTCTTCGGTGTGGTGGTGAGGTTACCTGCACACATCGGCATCAGGAAGAACAGACACAACAAAacatagtagtactagtagttataAATATTGTGGCACACATAAATGGACAAGTTCAAACGCAAATCAGTTCGATATTTAACTAACGCAACTGGAGCATACGAGGGGCTGTCCTAGGCGTTCACGGCGAAGGCGGCGTCGTGCCTCCCCCACCTTGTCACCACTTCAATGTCATCGTCATTGAAGACGATGACCTTCAACATGTCGGGTGTCAGCAGCTTGAAGGTCACCATGAAGCCTATCTTGATCTGATGGATGGCGGcgaaggtggcccaaccctgatcttGGGTGACCCTGCCATTCAACAGCCGGACAATGACCTTCTAGAAGCAGCCGCTATTTGTCTTCAGCTTGAACTCATGCGGCACGAACGGGAAGTGCCTCGTGAAGTCCAACGACATAGGTATGGCCTCAAGCTGGGGGGCCAGGATCACCTTGTAGAAGGTGGTTGGCCCTCCCACCTCATGGTAGTGGCCGTAGTTCCGACGCTTGCCGGTGGGGCACCTCCGACACGTCGTCATCCGTGCCCGGGCTTTGGACGTGCGTCACCTCTGAGGGCGGCACCTCATCCTTGCCCTTGTCCTGCTCCTTGGATGGCACCACCTCCTTTCCCTTGTTCTCTGTGTCGATCTGCATTATGAAGAGGTTCAAATGTTGGGTTAGCATCTGCATTATGAATGTTGCAACATTGCTATTAAAACCTATGCTTGTGTGCCCCTTTATTAACCCAACTTGTTGGTCACCACTTACCCAGTCTCCCACTCTTCCTCCAACCTAACACCATGAACCCCAAACCCAACCCCAAtgccaaccccttcccttggggcATTGGATGGATGGCTTTCTTCCTAGGGTGCTCACTGGGTGACCGCACCAAGTTTAAGAACACCATGGAAGTGTGCTCAAACTTTTTTTTTGCGGATAAGTGTGCTCAAACTTCAGCAGCATGGACGAGTTGCACAAAGAGTCGGACGTTGTGATGAAGAAGGTGACCTCGGAGGAGTTGAAGACACTAATTCCTGACCCAGCGAAGGGTGCTATGTCAGTCGACATACTTCGCTAGGCCATGAATCAGGCTGAATCTGACGACGCTGGACAAAGAGCAAAGTGGCCAAGTACAGACAATACCGACATCCTCATGACCATCGTGTTGGCGTGTACTTCACCACAAAAATTGTGCCTatggaaggggaagaagaggatgcGTGGCGATGATTGTGAGGGCGCCGGAGCCAGGAAACGGAAGCATGCCAATCGAGGTggactccgacgaggaagaagagacGGTGGTGCAggagaagaccaagaccaaggccaCCCGCTGCTCCAATCGCCTCGAGGGTGCCCAAGGCTAAGATCCGTGCGTACTATGTAAGATGAACCCTAATCCCCATTACTATTGTACTCAATCCGGATCTGAAACCTCACATATGTATCGGAAGTCATGACGATGTTATGGTCGCTTCTATGGTGTTTACCCCGATTCCCGGTTCCCCTATCGCGGATCGAATCAATGCGATGTAGTAGCGCGAGGAGGGGGGAAATAGCTTACCGCCATTGCCGAAGTGCTGCTGCTGCGGATGTCAGTGAAGGTGGTCGGAGGTCGACTTGCCGTTCTTCGATCTGcttcaccgccgccgtcgccgccgtcggtaAGAGTGGGGAGAGGGGAGAGCGAGCGATGAGGGAAGGTGAGGGTAATACTGTCGGCGCTTCGGGAAGCAACGCAGCTTCTGGGGTGGCTCCTCGCATGCAGCCCCCGTCGCCCACATGCCTCGCTCGGGCCTGACTCGCGAGAAACTATCGATTCGAGCGTAGCTCGCGAGCCTGACTCGAGAGTGCTTTAAAGTTCGTGTGATATAGGCTGAACGGTGTATTCAGGCCAACCAAACAGTCCAAACTCTTCTCACCCAGACCTGGTTGGGCCTTATGCGGGCAATCAAACGTGCAGTGTATCGTGCTGCTGTCATGTACACCCATTGCAATGTCGTCATGAGGAAGTGAGGAAGCATGTTTGTTTCAGAATAGGCCAGAAGAAATAAGGTTCTAATTATAAATGGCCAAGAATTCCCAACTTCCAAGCCCTCCGCAGTCCGCACCCGAGGTCCCACAAGATTTCCACTTCCCTCTTCCTCCATTCGATTCTTCACACCGCTCACCCCGCCGCTTCCCTTGCTTCCTCCGCCcatggccgccgccaccgccaccacttcCTCATCCTCGTCCACCCCCAAGAACCCTAACCCTTTCAATCTGCCTCCATGGCTCCGCTGCCCCCTCACCTTCCTctacccgccccctccccctcccccgccgccccctcccccgtcgcccccaccacccCCGCCCCCGGAGCCGACGGTGGTGGCTCCAGCGCAGCGGTACAGGAGGCCGGGGCTGCGGGTGACCACGGAGTACGACAGCGAGGAGGCCTTGTTTGCGCACAAGGTGTCGTGCAAGCTCGCGGGGGGTCTCGCCAAGCTGCGGCTGTCGTTCCAGAGCGACCAGCAGGGCCACGGAGAGGACCCGCGGCAGCTCTTCGGGGCGCCGGTGCTGTCGTTCGTCACCAAGCACTTCTCCGCGATGTATGACGTTGAGGGCCGCAACGCGCTGCTCCGTGGTAACGCTTCGCTCCCCGGTGGCGCCGTCCAGCTTCGCGCCTCGCACGATGTCAAGGTATTATAGCGCTTCTATATTGAAATTGCACCTCCATTTCAACGTTGGTTAGTTACACAATTCTCGTTGACGGACCTATGATGTCTGTGTCTGCGTTTATGTTACTTTTGACGATGGAAAGTGTATCTGTATTATTCTGTTCACTCACTGATAAAGTTTCACACCTTTAGTCTTCTGAGTTTAAACTGCTACTGGTACCTACATAGTTCTTTTTTCGTTATAATAGCACTTGTTATATTCCCAGGAGCAAGAAGGAGAAGTTTCAGTAATAACTAGGTTGGGTGATCCGTCTTATAGACTTGAGATATCATCTTTGGTGCCTTACAGTGGTTTGGTGAGTACACACATACTCCTACATGTTTTCTTTTTCTATGTTCTGTGATTGGAATAAATGTATTGTGCTGTTGAGCAATTCCAACAAGGTTCATTTTCTACCTTAAAATACAAATTTGATCATTGTTAGCACAAAATGTATTATAGTCGTCACTCCTTTATTCCTCAGAAATTATTTATGCCACTTGAGATAAAGTAGTATAATTTGCTAGCATATTGAAAAGATTGAATAGTCGTAAAATGTTTGCGAAAGTTGGTCTGAAAGTCCATGTTATTTAGTAAGTTACAGCTTACAACTGTACTCTATTGTTCTACTCATGTATGCAGTATAGCGTGCATGATCTTTGAGGCCGCCTATATCCAGATTGTCGCTCCTTTAGGTGCTATTTCAGATTTTAAACATTAGCTATTGTATTGAAAACATTGAGCGGTCGTATAATGTTTTTAAAGGTTTTATATGAAATCATGTGCTATTTGTTTCATTGCTATATTTGTTTATACTCAGTAGACTATGTGTCCTAAGCTGGAAGATGTTTTTGAATGCTGTAGACATATGTTCTTAGCAACAAGAATCTGTGCATATTTCCTAGAATTTGGAATAAAACTCTGTCAACTGTTTAGTTAACCCTGATACCTGTGCAGCCAAGAGCAACACTCCACTTTCCAATTGGTCAAGTTTCAGTGGAAGAGAGGACAAATGAAGAAGACCAAAAAATGTTGTCAGTGTATGGGATTGCGAAAACTGATTTTTTAGACGGCAT
This window contains:
- the LOC123127669 gene encoding outer envelope pore protein 37, chloroplastic, which codes for MAAATATTSSSSSTPKNPNPFNLPPWLRCPLTFLYPPPPPPPPPPPPSPPPPPPPEPTVVAPAQRYRRPGLRVTTEYDSEEALFAHKVSCKLAGGLAKLRLSFQSDQQGHGEDPRQLFGAPVLSFVTKHFSAMYDVEGRNALLRGNASLPGGAVQLRASHDVKEQEGEVSVITRLGDPSYRLEISSLVPYSGLPRATLHFPIGQVSVEERTNEEDQKMLSVYGIAKTDFLDGILTAQYNENDLNLRYCYKDNELTLVPSVSLPSNAVSLDFKRRFGSSDKLSYHFNFDTDEWNAVYKHTIGKNYKLKAGYDSEVRVGWASIWAGQEEGKAKTAPMKMKVQLMLQVPQDNIRNPSLLFRVKKRWDL